The following proteins come from a genomic window of Spirochaetota bacterium:
- a CDS encoding MoxR family ATPase produces MEREKIYEEITKIKESIKERIKIRDEILNLILICFFTESSVLLDDVPGVGKTTFAKVLAASCDFDVSFKRIQFTADLLPYDILGIEIFNKETNEFVFKKGPIFSNIVLADEINRGNPKVQSALLEAMGEKQVTIFGKKYELDFPFFVIGTQNPIETEGTFPLPEATLDRFTICTSFGYPQKEDEFQILKNNFINFNEGSIRKTISKEFIKIVKGEIDKVYVDDNIINLILKIGEISRNKKYFNFGFSPRALLHLLNVSKGWAFFALRDYVIDDDIKNCAYPVFNHRIKEDKKLIYKIIEDIL; encoded by the coding sequence ATGGAAAGAGAAAAGATTTATGAAGAAATAACTAAAATAAAGGAATCAATTAAAGAAAGAATAAAAATAAGAGATGAAATATTGAATCTTATTTTGATATGTTTTTTTACAGAATCTTCAGTTCTATTGGATGATGTTCCAGGAGTAGGAAAGACTACCTTTGCTAAAGTATTAGCTGCTTCATGTGACTTTGATGTTTCTTTTAAAAGAATACAATTTACAGCTGATCTTTTACCTTATGATATTTTAGGTATAGAGATTTTTAATAAAGAAACAAATGAATTTGTATTCAAAAAAGGACCAATATTTTCAAATATAGTTCTTGCTGATGAAATCAATAGAGGAAATCCTAAAGTACAATCAGCTCTTCTTGAAGCTATGGGTGAGAAACAAGTAACTATATTCGGTAAAAAATATGAACTTGATTTTCCTTTTTTTGTTATAGGCACACAAAATCCAATTGAAACAGAAGGGACTTTCCCTTTGCCTGAAGCAACTTTGGATAGGTTCACAATTTGTACTTCATTTGGGTATCCTCAAAAAGAAGATGAATTTCAAATTTTAAAAAATAATTTTATTAATTTTAATGAGGGAAGTATTAGAAAAACAATTTCAAAAGAATTTATTAAAATAGTAAAAGGTGAAATTGATAAAGTTTATGTTGATGATAATATTATAAACTTGATTCTTAAAATTGGTGAAATTTCACGAAATAAGAAATACTTTAATTTTGGTTTTTCTCCTAGAGCATTATTGCATTTATTAAATGTTTCTAAAGGCTGGGCTTTTTTTGCCTTAAGGGACTATGTGATTGATGATGATATTAAAAATTGTGCTTATCCTGTATTTAATCATAGAATAAAGGAAGATAAAAAATTAATTTATAAAATTATTGAAGATATTCTATAA
- a CDS encoding transglutaminase-like domain-containing protein has protein sequence MKRILKLFFRKNEFFYFYFSFYSFLIIFFFYEILINDTLIYFSIPIFIFVYLLELIIKREILKFRKRNFKYFVYFIFFLIFFSILYILSFIFLINKIKLNDFRNVLFIRANYFIFFFCTIIILLFIIRYFLLFIKDYQIFFFITILFLSSLIFIIKGDIFKNILYSSILFLLYFLFYLLDWNYPFNIDFKKEKIESLKKISKLFLLLILIIFSTYFAYQKTFSIRLNKSSSLLKEENFKFNFKDSLDISTNYSFQNKLLFILKTNNFRLLKAKVYSRYSYEKGFYNDKRELLFPEKLNEYYWENLDYIIGKEFRIDDEITVFNINLIKDIVFGKNEPYKIIPVIAKDSIFTNIFKSKSFILSDNLNLEFSFNKLNKLDYERYTEIVINDNEIKNFIENEVKNNNITRKEDIIKYFYNLFKKNYTYSLSSKGEGIEIIKNFLLYEKKGYCSHFAYAYAMILRYFGIPCRVVGGFKFNKKNLLFDDYYKIFDFNAHAWVEIWTDKYGWIDVDPTSDILSQDEILPFSQDFRENEYKYLENVIKIIGNLKEVDKKYKEVEENNKKESKRFDFEKYQKELKKKIPYIFLSLILILIFIFFTKYFFLYLFLNNKRYSKILAKIIFKDLRKIIKKFIRKKVCNSENYNIITFEDIKNFLSDKNLLNIKHVGKNKYLIKSKEELIKFNKKFNIEILKENYYCLFYSRNKIYKLKFKSFFIFIKIFYYFYFQYLLF, from the coding sequence ATGAAAAGAATTTTAAAATTATTTTTTAGAAAAAATGAATTTTTTTATTTTTATTTTTCTTTTTATTCTTTTTTAATAATTTTCTTTTTTTACGAAATACTTATAAATGATACATTAATATATTTTTCTATTCCAATTTTTATTTTTGTTTATTTATTAGAATTAATTATAAAAAGAGAAATATTAAAGTTTAGAAAAAGAAATTTTAAGTATTTTGTATATTTTATATTTTTTTTAATATTTTTTTCAATTTTATATATTTTATCTTTTATATTTTTAATAAATAAAATTAAACTTAATGATTTTAGAAATGTTCTTTTTATAAGAGCTAATTATTTTATATTTTTCTTTTGTACAATAATAATTTTACTTTTCATAATTAGATATTTTCTTTTATTTATTAAAGATTATCAAATATTTTTCTTTATAACTATACTTTTTTTATCTTCTTTAATATTTATTATAAAAGGGGATATTTTTAAAAATATACTTTACTCATCAATTTTATTTTTATTATATTTTCTCTTTTATTTGCTTGACTGGAATTATCCTTTTAATATAGATTTTAAGAAAGAAAAAATTGAAAGCTTAAAAAAAATTTCAAAATTATTTCTTTTATTAATTCTCATTATATTCTCAACATATTTTGCTTATCAAAAAACTTTTTCGATTAGGTTAAATAAAAGTTCATCATTATTGAAAGAGGAAAATTTTAAATTTAATTTTAAAGACAGCTTAGATATATCGACTAATTACTCTTTTCAAAATAAACTGCTTTTTATACTTAAAACTAATAATTTTAGACTTTTAAAAGCTAAAGTTTATTCAAGATATTCTTATGAAAAAGGCTTTTACAATGATAAAAGAGAACTACTTTTCCCTGAAAAATTAAATGAATATTATTGGGAAAATTTAGATTATATTATCGGTAAAGAATTTAGGATTGATGATGAAATTACTGTTTTTAATATTAATCTTATTAAAGATATAGTTTTTGGCAAAAATGAACCATATAAAATAATTCCGGTTATAGCCAAAGACTCTATTTTTACAAATATATTTAAATCTAAATCTTTTATCCTTTCAGATAATCTTAACTTAGAATTTTCTTTTAATAAATTAAATAAACTTGATTATGAAAGATATACTGAAATTGTTATAAATGATAATGAAATCAAAAATTTTATAGAAAATGAAGTTAAAAATAATAATATAACAAGAAAAGAGGACATAATTAAATATTTTTATAATCTTTTTAAAAAAAATTATACATATTCTCTTAGTTCTAAAGGTGAAGGCATTGAAATAATTAAGAATTTTTTACTATATGAAAAAAAAGGTTATTGTTCACATTTTGCTTATGCTTATGCAATGATTTTAAGATATTTTGGAATTCCTTGTAGGGTAGTTGGGGGTTTTAAGTTCAACAAAAAAAATCTCCTATTTGATGATTATTATAAAATATTTGATTTTAATGCTCATGCATGGGTTGAAATATGGACTGATAAATATGGATGGATTGATGTAGATCCAACATCAGATATTTTGTCTCAAGATGAAATTTTACCATTCTCACAAGATTTTAGAGAAAATGAGTATAAGTATCTTGAGAATGTTATTAAAATAATAGGCAATTTAAAGGAGGTAGATAAAAAATATAAGGAAGTTGAAGAAAATAATAAAAAAGAATCAAAAAGATTTGATTTTGAGAAATATCAGAAGGAATTAAAGAAAAAAATACCCTATATATTTTTATCATTAATTTTAATTTTAATCTTTATTTTTTTTACTAAGTATTTCTTTTTATATTTGTTTTTAAATAATAAAAGATATTCAAAAATTTTAGCTAAAATTATTTTTAAGGATTTAAGAAAAATAATTAAAAAATTTATAAGAAAGAAAGTTTGCAACAGTGAAAATTATAATATTATAACTTTTGAAGATATAAAGAATTTTTTGAGTGACAAAAATTTATTAAATATTAAACATGTAGGAAAAAATAAATATTTAATTAAAAGTAAAGAAGAACTAATTAAATTTAATAAAAAATTTAATATTGAAATATTAAAAGAAAATTATTATTGCTTGTTTTATTCCAGAAATAAAATATATAAATTAAAATTTAAATCTTTTTTTATTTTTATTAAGATTTTTTATTACTTTTATTTTCAATATCTTTTATTTTAG
- a CDS encoding radical SAM protein translates to MKSIFKDIDYLFQNKFEQILKSNSETLIKNYKYIREEWKNPFGLDYNYLKEEAKLFYERLKNCDICPNECKVNRIEGEKGFCGQTADLKISSYNLHFGEEPFISGKNGSGTIFFTGCSLKCIFCQNYPISQLNNGVNYSIEKLQNIFLKLQNDHAHNINLVTPTHFAPHIYLAFLLSKLDGFNLPVAYNNSGYEKIEIIDIIKNFTDIFIYDVKYGDDELAYKFSGIKNYTKYNFEGLKYLVNIYGDQNIYGFDQLVRKDCSLECNNCYNPVHEVIEATFENNEIETDNLNETIEKSSFKEGKMKKIKVLKRGIVLRHLIIPAHIENSFKVIDFISNISKNLTIGLMNQYFPAYKASIYKKDFLDRRLTEKEYDKVINYALKKGLKNILLQI, encoded by the coding sequence GTGAAAAGTATTTTTAAAGATATTGATTATTTATTCCAAAATAAATTTGAACAGATTTTAAAATCTAACTCAGAAACTCTTATAAAAAATTATAAATATATAAGAGAAGAATGGAAAAATCCATTTGGATTGGATTACAATTATTTAAAAGAAGAAGCAAAGTTATTTTATGAAAGACTCAAAAACTGCGATATTTGTCCAAACGAATGCAAAGTTAATAGAATAGAAGGTGAAAAAGGTTTTTGTGGCCAAACAGCTGATTTAAAAATTTCATCATATAATCTTCATTTTGGAGAAGAGCCTTTTATTTCAGGTAAAAATGGCTCAGGAACAATATTTTTTACAGGATGTTCTCTCAAATGCATTTTTTGTCAAAATTATCCAATTTCTCAATTAAATAATGGTGTAAATTATTCTATAGAAAAATTGCAAAATATATTTTTAAAACTTCAAAATGATCATGCACACAATATAAACCTAGTAACTCCAACTCATTTTGCTCCACATATTTACTTGGCTTTTTTGCTTTCAAAACTTGATGGATTTAATCTACCTGTTGCATATAATAATTCAGGTTATGAAAAAATAGAAATAATTGATATTATAAAAAACTTTACCGATATTTTTATATATGATGTTAAATATGGAGATGATGAATTAGCTTATAAGTTTTCAGGGATAAAAAATTATACAAAATATAATTTTGAAGGTTTAAAATATTTAGTTAATATTTATGGTGATCAAAATATATATGGTTTTGATCAATTAGTAAGAAAAGATTGTTCATTGGAATGCAATAATTGTTATAACCCTGTTCATGAAGTTATTGAAGCTACTTTTGAAAATAATGAAATTGAAACAGATAATTTAAATGAGACAATTGAAAAAAGTAGTTTTAAAGAAGGTAAAATGAAGAAAATCAAAGTACTCAAGAGAGGTATAGTATTGAGACACCTTATTATTCCTGCTCATATTGAAAATAGTTTTAAGGTAATCGATTTTATTTCCAATATATCTAAAAATTTAACTATAGGATTAATGAATCAATATTTCCCTGCTTATAAAGCTTCAATTTATAAAAAAGATTTTCTAGATAGAAGGTTAACTGAAAAAGAGTATGATAAAGTCATAAATTATGCTTTAAAAAAAGGATTAAAAAATATATTATTACAGATTTAA
- a CDS encoding DUF1015 family protein, with the protein MAIFKPFKGIRPGAKIVDKLASPPYDVVDRDEAKKFAEGNPYCFFHITRSEIDLPDSIDEHDDSVYKKAKENLDDFFRKGWLFQDKKDYYYIYSQEWRGHIQTGIVGVASCEEYEKGIVRKHELTRKDKEEDRTKHILATRLNTGPVFLTYQGVPEIYEEASKWIKTHDYEYNITDENEVTHTIWVVDDENVIKKFRNYFNKVDILFIADGHHRSASAYNVWKKLKSEDKSFNLEKEYNYFLAVSFPSDQLKILPYNRVVKDLNGHNKDSFFKEISKYFDLQKTGEKEPQKLHDICMYIDKEWYTLTFKREYIENDPIKELDVSILQEKVLGPTLGIKDPRTDNRIKFVGGIRGVGELEKLVDSGKFVVAFSMYPTSIDQLIAVAKNNQIMPPKSTWFEPKLRDALVIHSID; encoded by the coding sequence ATGGCTATTTTTAAACCATTTAAAGGAATAAGGCCTGGTGCTAAAATTGTAGATAAACTTGCTTCTCCACCATATGATGTAGTTGATAGAGATGAAGCAAAAAAATTTGCAGAAGGTAATCCATATTGTTTTTTTCATATTACAAGATCTGAAATAGATTTACCAGATTCTATTGATGAGCATGATGATTCTGTATACAAGAAAGCTAAAGAAAATCTTGATGATTTTTTTAGAAAAGGATGGTTATTTCAAGATAAAAAAGATTATTATTATATCTATTCCCAAGAGTGGAGAGGACATATTCAAACAGGTATTGTTGGAGTTGCTTCATGTGAAGAATATGAAAAAGGTATAGTTAGAAAACATGAACTTACAAGAAAAGATAAAGAAGAAGATAGAACAAAACATATTCTTGCTACAAGACTTAATACTGGTCCTGTTTTTTTAACCTATCAAGGTGTTCCTGAGATTTATGAAGAAGCTTCAAAATGGATAAAGACTCATGATTATGAATACAATATTACTGATGAAAATGAGGTAACACATACTATTTGGGTAGTTGATGATGAAAATGTAATTAAAAAATTTAGAAATTATTTTAATAAAGTTGATATACTTTTTATTGCTGATGGGCATCATAGATCTGCATCTGCTTATAATGTTTGGAAAAAACTTAAAAGTGAAGATAAGTCCTTTAATCTAGAAAAAGAATACAATTATTTTCTTGCTGTTTCTTTTCCTTCAGATCAATTAAAGATATTGCCTTATAATAGGGTTGTAAAAGATTTAAATGGACATAACAAGGATAGTTTTTTTAAGGAAATATCTAAATATTTTGATTTACAAAAAACAGGTGAAAAGGAGCCTCAAAAATTGCATGATATTTGCATGTACATTGATAAAGAGTGGTATACTTTAACATTTAAAAGAGAATATATTGAAAATGATCCTATTAAAGAATTGGATGTTTCTATATTACAGGAGAAAGTCCTTGGCCCTACTCTTGGAATTAAAGATCCTAGAACAGATAATAGAATTAAATTTGTAGGTGGAATTAGAGGGGTTGGAGAGCTTGAGAAACTTGTTGATTCTGGCAAATTTGTAGTAGCTTTCTCTATGTATCCAACTTCAATTGATCAATTAATAGCTGTAGCTAAAAATAACCAGATTATGCCACCTAAATCAACATGGTTTGAACCAAAATTAAGAGATGCTCTTGTTATCCACTCGATTGATTAA
- a CDS encoding PspC domain-containing protein: protein MRKLYLSDTDKKIGGVCGGIAEFLQVDSTIIRLIFAFSICFGGIGLLAYLLAWLIIPPKPKNDDN from the coding sequence ATGAGAAAATTATATTTATCCGATACCGATAAGAAAATTGGTGGAGTTTGTGGTGGTATTGCAGAATTTCTCCAAGTTGATTCAACTATAATAAGACTTATCTTTGCTTTTTCTATATGTTTTGGGGGTATTGGATTACTTGCCTATCTTTTAGCTTGGTTAATAATACCACCAAAACCAAAAAATGATGATAATTAG
- the fabG gene encoding 3-oxoacyl-[acyl-carrier-protein] reductase, which translates to MLLKDKIAVISGANSGIGKATTLLFLKEGAKVCAIARNIEKLNKLKEEANSQNLFTFVCDVSKKDDILKTSNEILKLFPEIDILINNAGITKDTLLLRMSEEQWDSVLDTNLKGAFLLTQAFLQSLMKKKNGVILNTTSVVGIYGNAGQANYVSSKAGLIGFTKTVAKEYGKRGIRCNAVAPGYITTDMTENLPQDIKNKIIENIPLQRLGTPEDVANLFLFLASDLASYITGQVIEVSGGLVF; encoded by the coding sequence ATGTTATTAAAAGACAAAATTGCAGTTATTAGTGGAGCAAATAGTGGAATAGGAAAGGCTACTACATTATTATTTTTGAAAGAAGGAGCAAAAGTTTGTGCAATAGCAAGAAATATTGAAAAATTAAACAAACTTAAAGAAGAGGCAAATTCACAAAATCTTTTCACTTTTGTATGTGATGTTTCTAAAAAAGATGATATTTTAAAAACATCAAATGAAATCTTAAAACTATTTCCTGAAATTGACATACTTATTAATAATGCAGGTATTACAAAAGATACTTTATTATTAAGAATGTCTGAAGAACAATGGGATAGTGTATTGGATACAAACTTAAAAGGTGCCTTTTTATTAACTCAAGCTTTCTTACAATCTTTAATGAAAAAAAAGAATGGAGTTATTTTAAATACTACTTCAGTAGTTGGGATATATGGAAATGCTGGACAAGCAAACTATGTTTCTTCTAAAGCTGGCCTTATCGGATTTACAAAAACTGTTGCAAAAGAGTATGGGAAAAGAGGAATCAGATGCAATGCAGTGGCTCCTGGCTATATTACAACAGATATGACAGAAAATCTTCCACAAGATATAAAAAACAAAATTATAGAAAATATACCTTTACAGAGGCTTGGAACACCAGAAGATGTTGCAAACCTATTTCTATTTCTTGCTTCTGATTTAGCTTCTTATATTACAGGACAAGTTATTGAAGTTTCTGGTGGGCTTGTATTTTAA
- the ileS gene encoding isoleucine--tRNA ligase — MFENLDSKVRFPEIEEKIIKFWDKNKIFEKSLEITKGSQEFVFYDGPPFATGLPHYGHFVPGILKDIVPRFKTMQGYYVERRWGWDCHGLPVEYEMEKELGLKTKKDIINYGIDNFNEKCRSIVLRYTAEWEKIIKRTGRWVDFENAYKTMDLYYMESIWAVFKSLWDKGLIYEDHMILPYCTRCATPLSNFEVNQGYQDVKDPAITIKFKLKGYDNRYILAWTTTPWTLPSNLALAVGAEIDYLLIKDNNQEEYILAKERVFHYYKDNNEYKVLKELKGKELEGISYEPLFPYFKDLEGKYENIFKVALADFVSTEDGTGVVHIAPGFGEDDNILGKKLGLPSICPVDENGEFTEEVFDYKGKHVKDADPFIIDRLKNEGKLVRREKIEHSYPHCWRCDSPLIYKAVSTWFVKVEGFKDKLIKANDKINWVPDHIKYGRFGKWLEGARDWAISRNRFWGTPLPIWRCESCKYTECIGSVKELEEKSKQKINDIHKHFVDKITYKCPVCGGEMVRIEEVLDCWFESGAMPYAQQHWPFENVELFKNNFPADFIAEGLDQTRGWFYTLTVLAAALFDSPAFKNCIVNGLVLAEDGKKMSKRLKNYPEPTYIMDEYGADALRLYLVDSAVIRAEELRFSENGVKEIVKNILIPLWNVYIFLATYAKIDNWYPEENFESIVRTRKFENELDRWIISLLQSLIKEVTEAIEEYKIYKAIPPIEKFLDYLTNWYIRRSRRRFWKSENDIDKNDAYLTLYYVLITFSKIIAPIIPFISEEIYQNLKLPNMMESVHLNKYPVYFEELIDKDLEYKMELVKNVVYLGRALRTANNIKIRQPLRKLFVINPVKKELEIIKKMDDLIKEELNIKEIEYDEDESNMVNLFAKPNYKKVGKILGSQIKRFENALKNISTNDIIKIQKGEIIEVKDGDFSYKTSLDDITIYREEKKELKIINEGNITIGLDLELTDDLIKEGFARELVNKIQNIRKDINYNVTDRIETTIYSTEELFMKIKDYQDYIKNETLTKNLYLKDLNELKDKQNYEKWDINGIDAYILTKKT, encoded by the coding sequence TAACTAAAGGTTCTCAAGAATTTGTTTTTTATGATGGACCTCCTTTTGCAACAGGACTCCCTCATTATGGTCATTTTGTTCCAGGGATATTAAAAGATATAGTTCCAAGATTTAAAACAATGCAAGGGTATTATGTAGAAAGAAGATGGGGATGGGACTGTCATGGATTGCCTGTTGAATATGAAATGGAAAAGGAACTTGGACTAAAGACAAAGAAGGATATAATAAATTATGGAATAGATAATTTTAATGAGAAATGTAGATCTATAGTATTAAGATATACTGCTGAATGGGAAAAAATAATTAAAAGAACTGGAAGGTGGGTAGATTTTGAAAATGCTTATAAAACTATGGATCTTTACTATATGGAATCAATATGGGCTGTATTTAAAAGCTTATGGGATAAAGGTTTAATTTATGAAGATCATATGATTCTTCCCTACTGTACAAGATGTGCAACTCCACTTTCTAATTTTGAGGTTAATCAAGGGTATCAGGATGTTAAGGATCCAGCTATTACTATAAAATTTAAATTAAAAGGATATGATAATAGATATATTTTAGCTTGGACGACAACTCCATGGACTTTACCTTCTAATTTAGCTTTAGCAGTTGGAGCAGAGATTGATTATTTATTGATTAAGGATAATAATCAAGAAGAATATATTTTAGCAAAAGAAAGAGTATTTCATTATTATAAAGATAATAATGAATATAAAGTTTTAAAGGAGTTAAAAGGTAAAGAATTAGAAGGTATCTCTTATGAACCTTTATTTCCATATTTTAAGGACCTTGAAGGTAAATATGAAAATATTTTTAAAGTTGCTTTAGCTGATTTTGTTTCTACTGAAGATGGAACAGGTGTAGTTCATATTGCACCTGGTTTTGGAGAAGATGACAATATTTTAGGTAAAAAACTTGGTCTTCCATCAATATGCCCTGTTGATGAAAATGGAGAATTTACGGAAGAAGTATTTGATTATAAAGGAAAGCATGTAAAAGATGCTGATCCTTTTATAATAGATAGACTTAAAAATGAAGGAAAGCTTGTTAGAAGAGAAAAAATAGAACACTCCTATCCACACTGTTGGAGATGTGATTCGCCTCTTATATATAAAGCTGTTTCTACATGGTTTGTAAAGGTTGAAGGATTTAAGGATAAACTTATAAAAGCTAATGATAAAATAAATTGGGTTCCAGATCATATTAAATATGGTAGATTTGGCAAATGGCTTGAAGGAGCTAGAGATTGGGCTATCTCAAGAAATAGGTTCTGGGGAACACCTTTACCAATATGGAGATGTGAATCTTGTAAATATACTGAATGTATAGGGAGTGTCAAAGAGTTAGAAGAAAAATCAAAACAAAAGATTAATGATATTCATAAACATTTTGTTGATAAAATAACTTACAAATGTCCTGTATGTGGCGGAGAAATGGTTAGAATAGAAGAAGTACTTGATTGTTGGTTTGAATCTGGAGCTATGCCATATGCACAACAACATTGGCCTTTTGAAAATGTTGAGTTATTTAAAAATAATTTCCCAGCTGATTTTATTGCAGAAGGGCTTGATCAAACAAGAGGTTGGTTTTATACTTTAACGGTCCTTGCTGCAGCACTATTTGATTCTCCAGCATTTAAAAATTGTATAGTTAATGGACTAGTTCTGGCTGAGGATGGAAAAAAGATGAGTAAGAGATTAAAAAATTATCCTGAACCAACCTATATTATGGATGAGTATGGAGCAGATGCTTTGAGACTTTATCTTGTTGATTCTGCAGTTATAAGAGCTGAAGAACTTAGATTTTCTGAAAATGGTGTTAAAGAAATTGTTAAGAATATTCTTATTCCATTATGGAATGTATATATTTTTTTAGCAACTTATGCTAAAATTGATAATTGGTATCCTGAAGAGAATTTTGAATCTATTGTAAGAACAAGAAAGTTTGAAAATGAACTTGATAGATGGATAATTTCCCTTTTACAAAGTTTAATTAAAGAGGTTACAGAAGCAATTGAAGAATATAAAATATATAAAGCTATTCCACCTATAGAAAAATTTTTAGATTATCTTACAAATTGGTATATAAGAAGGTCAAGAAGAAGATTTTGGAAATCTGAAAATGATATAGATAAAAATGATGCATATTTAACATTGTATTATGTTCTTATAACTTTTTCAAAAATTATTGCACCTATAATTCCTTTTATTTCAGAAGAAATTTATCAGAATCTTAAACTTCCAAATATGATGGAATCGGTACATTTAAATAAATATCCAGTTTATTTTGAAGAACTTATTGATAAAGATCTTGAATATAAAATGGAGCTTGTTAAAAATGTAGTTTACCTTGGAAGAGCATTAAGAACTGCTAATAATATTAAGATAAGACAGCCACTTAGAAAACTTTTTGTAATTAACCCTGTTAAAAAGGAGCTTGAAATAATAAAGAAAATGGATGATTTGATAAAAGAAGAATTAAATATTAAAGAGATTGAATATGATGAAGATGAATCTAATATGGTAAATCTTTTTGCAAAGCCTAATTATAAAAAAGTTGGAAAAATTTTAGGATCACAAATTAAAAGATTTGAAAATGCACTAAAAAATATATCAACAAATGATATTATTAAAATTCAAAAAGGAGAAATTATAGAAGTAAAAGATGGAGATTTTTCATATAAAACATCTCTTGATGACATTACCATTTATAGAGAAGAGAAAAAAGAATTAAAAATAATAAATGAGGGCAATATAACAATTGGACTTGATCTTGAACTTACAGATGATCTTATTAAAGAAGGATTTGCAAGAGAACTTGTAAATAAAATACAAAATATTAGAAAAGATATAAATTATAATGTAACTGATAGGATCGAAACTACAATATATTCAACAGAAGAACTTTTCATGAAAATTAAAGATTATCAAGATTATATTAAAAATGAAACTTTAACAAAAAATCTTTATTTGAAAGATTTAAATGAACTAAAAGATAAACAAAACTATGAGAAATGGGATATCAATGGAATAGATGCTTATATTTTAACTAAGAAAACATAA
- the nadA gene encoding quinolinate synthase NadA, protein MEKNSTNQDTIKNNLKNQNYTLFSDNDIDLTENEIDNYKNEIFKLKKEKDIVILSHNYQRKEIQEIADFVGDSFELAKIIDKISSNKIIFCGVKFMAETAKIISPEKKIIFPEPKAGCPLASSISKQKLLEYKENYKNYTFICYINTNIEIKALCDIVVTSSNALKIIKKVKNKNIFFLPDMFLGEFIRNSLKKEYEIENTPIDERKNIVLHNGFCPVHQQFTEEDVKRLRDLYPDAPILAHPESSYFIQEVADYLVGTSGMIKLAGELPNKRFIIGTEIDMIHRLKALYPEKEFIPLSKKAICPNMKKITIQKVIQSIITENYEIIIDESLIEKAIVPIKRMIELA, encoded by the coding sequence ATGGAAAAAAACTCAACAAATCAAGACACCATAAAGAACAATTTAAAAAACCAAAATTATACTTTATTCTCTGATAATGACATAGATTTAACAGAAAATGAAATAGATAATTATAAAAATGAAATTTTTAAATTAAAGAAAGAGAAAGACATTGTAATTCTTTCTCATAATTATCAAAGGAAAGAGATTCAAGAAATAGCTGATTTTGTTGGAGATTCTTTTGAACTTGCAAAAATTATTGATAAAATAAGTTCTAATAAAATTATTTTTTGTGGCGTAAAATTTATGGCTGAAACAGCCAAAATAATATCCCCTGAAAAAAAAATAATTTTTCCAGAACCAAAAGCTGGTTGTCCTCTTGCTTCGTCAATAAGTAAACAAAAATTATTAGAATATAAAGAAAATTACAAAAATTATACATTCATCTGTTATATAAATACAAATATTGAAATCAAAGCTCTATGTGATATAGTAGTAACTTCATCAAATGCATTAAAAATAATTAAAAAAGTTAAAAATAAAAATATTTTTTTTCTTCCTGATATGTTTCTTGGAGAATTTATAAGAAACTCATTAAAAAAAGAATATGAAATTGAAAATACTCCAATAGATGAAAGAAAAAATATTGTTTTGCATAATGGTTTCTGTCCTGTGCATCAACAATTTACTGAAGAAGATGTAAAAAGATTAAGAGACCTTTATCCTGATGCTCCAATATTGGCTCATCCTGAAAGTTCCTATTTTATACAAGAAGTTGCTGACTACCTTGTTGGAACTTCAGGTATGATAAAATTAGCAGGGGAATTGCCAAATAAAAGATTTATTATTGGAACTGAAATTGATATGATCCATAGATTAAAAGCTTTATATCCTGAGAAAGAATTTATTCCATTATCTAAAAAAGCTATCTGCCCTAACATGAAAAAAATTACTATACAAAAAGTTATACAATCTATTATTACTGAAAACTATGAAATTATAATAGATGAATCTCTTATTGAAAAAGCAATTGTTCCTATAAAAAGAATGATTGAACTTGCTTAA